Proteins encoded together in one Persephonella sp. window:
- a CDS encoding DUF4149 domain-containing protein: MNRYIDLLVLLLIGILIGANIWTTFVVAPVIFSHFDKKTAGEIMNLIFPYYFASGWIIGIVIYTLIGIKSIKDKVIIKKYLGFIIALSILVLSHMALHKTVLPMARTINYQYYQLLQENKKTEAEKLHSKFKTVHTVSSIINLFNLALEIYLFQYYFLRGRKEKEI, from the coding sequence TTGAATAGATATATTGATTTACTGGTTTTATTACTGATAGGTATTTTAATAGGAGCCAATATATGGACTACCTTTGTTGTGGCTCCTGTTATTTTTTCCCATTTTGATAAAAAAACTGCCGGCGAAATAATGAATCTCATTTTTCCTTATTATTTTGCTTCAGGCTGGATAATTGGAATAGTTATTTATACCCTAATAGGAATAAAATCTATAAAAGATAAAGTAATTATAAAAAAATATTTGGGTTTTATTATTGCTCTCTCAATTCTTGTTTTATCCCATATGGCTCTTCATAAGACAGTTCTCCCTATGGCAAGGACAATCAATTATCAATACTATCAACTCCTCCAGGAAAATAAAAAAACAGAAGCAGAAAAATTACACTCAAAATTTAAAACTGTTCACACAGTTTCAAGCATAATTAACTTATTTAACCTTGCCCTTGAGATTTATTTGTTTCAATATTATTTTTTAAGAGGACGAAAAGAAAAAGAAATTTAG
- the ndk gene encoding nucleoside-diphosphate kinase, translating to MAVERTLMLIKPDAVKKGVEGKIIAHVQEKGFKLVALKKLKLTKEQAAQFYIVHKERPFYDELCEFMSSGPIVAMVWEGENAIERIREIMGATNPEEAAEGTLRKLYGTNIGENAVHGSDSKESADYEIPFFFSRLEIVE from the coding sequence ATGGCAGTAGAAAGAACACTTATGCTAATCAAACCAGATGCAGTAAAAAAAGGAGTTGAAGGTAAAATCATTGCCCATGTTCAAGAAAAAGGATTCAAACTGGTTGCCTTAAAAAAGTTAAAGTTAACTAAGGAACAGGCTGCACAATTTTATATAGTTCATAAAGAAAGACCATTTTATGATGAGCTATGTGAGTTTATGTCTTCAGGGCCTATTGTTGCTATGGTATGGGAAGGAGAAAATGCAATAGAGAGAATTAGAGAAATTATGGGAGCAACTAACCCTGAAGAAGCTGCAGAAGGAACCTTAAGAAAGCTTTACGGAACAAATATAGGTGAAAATGCTGTTCATGGCTCTGACTCTAAAGAGTCAGCAGATTATGAAATACCTTTCTTCTTTAGCAGGTTAGAAATAGTTGAATAG
- a CDS encoding DUF4388 domain-containing protein yields the protein MAITGNLETFNFIDIFQILKRDKKDGILVVESPAKKFAVYFKEGDMVYIREVKKVFYIYLDLDFNQVLQKEGITKDELYQYLVSRLPLLLGVKKGNFSFTPGFIKYPPDIKPVIPLEKIIMYLSRQLSQNEVDRKISDMKLKFEKAENWEEIANRSHLSETEKKILSYIDGERTVEDILNETSINKLTLQRILYGFLATGLIRRKKPKTRKIGFDLTKKLLSKIIARIKGL from the coding sequence ATGGCAATTACAGGAAATTTAGAAACTTTTAATTTTATTGATATTTTCCAAATATTAAAAAGAGATAAAAAAGACGGAATTCTTGTAGTAGAATCTCCTGCAAAGAAATTTGCAGTTTATTTTAAAGAAGGAGATATGGTATATATCCGGGAAGTAAAAAAGGTATTTTATATATATCTTGATCTTGATTTTAATCAGGTATTACAAAAAGAAGGCATTACAAAAGATGAATTATACCAGTATCTTGTATCCAGACTTCCTTTATTACTTGGTGTTAAAAAAGGTAACTTTTCCTTTACACCGGGATTCATAAAATATCCACCTGATATAAAACCTGTAATACCCCTTGAAAAAATAATTATGTATCTAAGCAGACAGTTATCTCAAAATGAGGTTGACCGTAAAATTTCGGATATGAAATTAAAATTTGAAAAAGCTGAAAATTGGGAAGAGATTGCCAATAGATCTCATTTAAGCGAAACAGAGAAGAAAATTCTTTCTTACATAGATGGAGAGAGGACAGTTGAAGATATTTTAAATGAAACAAGTATCAATAAATTAACTCTTCAAAGAATACTTTACGGCTTTCTTGCCACAGGATTAATAAGAAGGAAGAAACCAAAAACCAGAAAAATTGGATTTGACCTTACAAAAAAACTCTTATCAAAAATAATAGCAAGGATTAAGGGATTATAA
- a CDS encoding ATP/GTP-binding protein, with amino-acid sequence MAVDKKNTKQKQIKIVIAGPYAAGKTQFINTVSEIETVQTEARTTKKGEKEVKDHTTVAMDFGRITIDDEHVLYLFGTPGQSRFDFMWDILGKGMVGLIVLVDSTDPQTFHEARRIINYFESRYPAPFIVGCNKQDLKGAWDPKDIRIALDLDEDVKVVPLVAKDKESVKNALLILLEEIAKYL; translated from the coding sequence ATGGCAGTAGATAAAAAGAATACGAAACAAAAGCAGATTAAAATAGTTATAGCAGGTCCTTATGCGGCAGGAAAAACCCAATTTATTAATACTGTTAGTGAGATAGAAACTGTTCAAACCGAAGCCAGAACAACAAAAAAAGGTGAAAAAGAAGTAAAGGATCATACTACAGTTGCGATGGACTTTGGAAGAATTACTATAGATGATGAGCATGTTCTCTATCTGTTCGGGACACCGGGGCAGTCCAGATTTGATTTTATGTGGGATATTCTTGGAAAAGGGATGGTAGGGCTTATAGTTCTTGTAGATTCAACAGACCCTCAAACATTTCATGAAGCCCGTAGAATAATAAATTATTTTGAATCAAGATATCCGGCACCTTTTATTGTAGGCTGTAATAAACAGGATTTAAAAGGTGCATGGGATCCAAAGGATATAAGAATAGCCTTAGACCTTGATGAAGATGTTAAAGTTGTTCCACTTGTGGCAAAAGACAAAGAAAGTGTAAAAAATGCCCTTCTGATTTTACTTGAAGAAATCGCAAAATACCTGTGA
- a CDS encoding DUF3108 domain-containing protein, whose translation MSYLFFNVARSCISYETTNKEIKTFAKAHTIGFLRFLKDIKYEGNAISDKKFNTKKFHFYKKEKSYIEIHDYFFSKKWILYKKIIIKGANEKLIKKKIKNQNFMDPLTATLYYYRQIISNEAIKKRIFFNGKSYFVPYVKRQKLQLGNKKVIYVEIDPTKINVGGILQPTGIWKLWIDTNKPRLYKAEIKIKVGTVKINLENN comes from the coding sequence GTGTCTTACTTATTTTTTAATGTTGCCAGAAGTTGTATATCTTATGAAACAACAAATAAAGAAATTAAAACTTTTGCAAAAGCACATACAATAGGATTTTTAAGATTCTTAAAAGATATAAAGTATGAAGGAAATGCTATATCAGATAAAAAATTTAACACTAAAAAATTTCATTTTTACAAGAAGGAAAAATCTTATATTGAAATACATGATTATTTTTTTAGCAAAAAATGGATTTTATACAAAAAAATAATTATTAAAGGAGCGAATGAAAAATTAATCAAAAAGAAAATAAAAAACCAAAATTTTATGGATCCTCTCACAGCAACACTTTATTATTACAGGCAAATAATAAGCAATGAAGCTATCAAAAAAAGAATCTTTTTTAATGGAAAGAGTTATTTTGTGCCTTATGTTAAAAGACAAAAGTTACAGCTTGGCAATAAGAAAGTCATATATGTTGAGATAGACCCTACAAAAATAAATGTTGGGGGAATATTGCAACCGACAGGGATATGGAAATTGTGGATAGATACTAATAAACCAAGATTATATAAAGCAGAAATAAAGATAAAGGTAGGAACAGTTAAAATAAATTTGGAAAATAATTAA
- a CDS encoding roadblock/LC7 domain-containing protein, which translates to MARFDEILQNVIRNSGAEGAVLVSPDGLAIASILPEGVDEDRVAAMGAAILSLGERVTSELNKGNLEQLYVKGSKGYMIFTGIGDLAVLGILAPADAKLGLLLMEIKRAAKQIEENLV; encoded by the coding sequence ATGGCAAGGTTTGACGAAATTCTTCAAAATGTGATAAGGAATTCTGGAGCAGAGGGAGCGGTGCTTGTAAGTCCAGATGGTTTAGCAATAGCTTCAATATTACCGGAAGGTGTAGATGAAGATAGAGTTGCTGCTATGGGTGCAGCCATACTTTCACTTGGGGAGAGAGTAACAAGTGAATTAAATAAAGGGAATCTTGAGCAGTTATATGTAAAAGGTTCTAAAGGTTATATGATATTTACGGGAATAGGAGACCTTGCAGTCCTTGGGATACTTGCCCCTGCAGATGCCAAATTAGGTTTACTACTAATGGAAATAAAGAGAGCAGCAAAACAGATAGAAGAAAACTTAGTTTAA
- a CDS encoding amidohydrolase, translating to MALKQADLIITDIDFVLTMDENLTEFRNADIVVKDGKIIDIGQNKKNEYFGRTIIGKGKIAIPGLINTHTHAAMTLLRGYGSDNPLKVWLEEYIWPAEGQFVSYEFVKDGTEIAIYEMLRTGTTTFVDMYFYENAVADVIKEVGIRGVLSTGILDFPTPGAKTPDEGIAKTIDFIKEYKNHPYVVPAIGPHAPYTCSPETLKKAYKVAEDYNIVYHIHVAETEFEVNTIKEKYGKTPVHHLNELGVLSERTLAAHMVYPSEEEIDILAEKGVKIAHCPESNLKLASGVAPVPTMIEKGVNVAIGTDGTASNDNLDVIGEISTAAKLHKGVNKNPTVVNAKEALLMATRWGAKAILMEDKIGSIEIGKLADIVLIDIIQPHINPVYDPYTQIVYSASGLDIDTVIVNGEVKVLNKEVLPIDKEYLLEKANYWKEKIEAIRK from the coding sequence ATGGCTTTAAAACAGGCTGATTTAATAATCACTGATATAGACTTTGTCCTTACCATGGACGAAAACTTAACAGAATTTAGGAATGCAGACATTGTTGTAAAAGATGGAAAAATCATAGATATAGGACAAAATAAAAAAAATGAGTATTTTGGAAGAACAATCATCGGTAAAGGGAAGATAGCCATTCCGGGACTTATTAATACCCATACCCATGCTGCAATGACATTACTTAGAGGATATGGTAGTGACAATCCTTTAAAAGTATGGCTGGAAGAATATATATGGCCTGCGGAAGGGCAATTTGTAAGTTATGAATTTGTGAAGGATGGAACTGAGATTGCTATTTATGAAATGCTTAGGACTGGAACAACAACATTTGTAGATATGTATTTTTATGAAAATGCCGTTGCAGATGTTATAAAAGAAGTTGGGATTAGAGGAGTTTTATCAACTGGTATTCTTGATTTTCCCACCCCTGGAGCAAAAACTCCAGATGAGGGTATAGCAAAGACTATTGATTTTATAAAAGAGTATAAAAATCATCCTTATGTTGTTCCCGCTATCGGTCCTCATGCACCTTATACTTGTTCTCCGGAGACTTTAAAAAAAGCCTACAAAGTAGCTGAGGATTATAACATTGTGTATCACATACACGTTGCAGAAACAGAGTTTGAGGTTAATACAATAAAGGAAAAATATGGAAAAACACCGGTTCATCATCTAAATGAACTTGGTGTGTTATCTGAAAGGACTTTAGCGGCACATATGGTTTACCCTTCAGAAGAAGAAATAGATATTCTTGCAGAAAAAGGTGTAAAAATAGCCCATTGTCCGGAAAGTAATCTAAAACTTGCTTCCGGTGTTGCTCCGGTTCCCACCATGATTGAAAAAGGCGTAAATGTTGCAATAGGGACGGATGGAACGGCTTCAAATGATAATCTTGATGTTATAGGCGAAATATCAACAGCAGCCAAACTACACAAAGGAGTAAACAAAAATCCAACTGTGGTTAATGCAAAAGAAGCTTTGCTTATGGCAACAAGATGGGGTGCAAAAGCAATACTAATGGAGGATAAAATAGGCTCTATTGAGATTGGTAAATTAGCAGATATTGTGCTTATTGATATTATTCAGCCTCATATAAATCCTGTATATGACCCTTATACCCAAATTGTTTATTCTGCAAGTGGACTTGATATTGATACTGTTATTGTAAATGGGGAGGTTAAAGTTTTAAACAAAGAAGTTTTACCTATAGATAAAGAATACCTACTTGAAAAAGCAAACTACTGGAAAGAAAAGATAGAAGCAATTAGAAAGTAA
- a CDS encoding HAMP domain-containing protein, with amino-acid sequence MEKRKSVLNEISWIVLGGSVLGSLFVGVLVYFLLNSAGVEDALMKAIYSIIIIQIAFLIPVYLIRVLIDKYIISKIKEVTHALKEVSMGNLDYEIKVEGNDELAELAESFERMRISMKTIIEKLEEGEL; translated from the coding sequence ATGGAGAAAAGAAAATCTGTTTTAAATGAAATATCCTGGATAGTGCTTGGTGGTTCTGTTTTAGGTTCTCTTTTTGTCGGAGTGCTGGTTTATTTCCTTTTGAATTCAGCAGGAGTAGAAGATGCATTAATGAAAGCCATATATTCTATAATAATCATACAGATTGCCTTTCTTATCCCTGTCTATCTTATTAGAGTGCTAATAGACAAATATATAATCTCAAAAATAAAAGAAGTAACCCACGCTTTAAAAGAAGTTAGTATGGGGAATCTTGATTATGAAATAAAAGTTGAAGGAAATGACGAACTTGCCGAGCTTGCAGAATCTTTCGAAAGAATGAGAATAAGTATGAAAACAATAATAGAAAAACTTGAAGAGGGTGAGCTATAA